In a single window of the Acyrthosiphon pisum isolate AL4f chromosome X, pea_aphid_22Mar2018_4r6ur, whole genome shotgun sequence genome:
- the LOC115033216 gene encoding THAP domain-containing protein 4-like, producing MSCSAVNCTNRSSQGIRLFRFSAQLERRKIWIKKSSMAVYRICSSVHFEENQFERRRIDGWIKLKWDAIPTIFNVPNPPKSVIAKRKSKYKIPDDTTLSVGPNEIENTTDKNIQSLQSSLQMENEMLRKENDRLKRANEQFLKYLEQKNDNLNNN from the exons atgtcgtgTTCTGCCGTAAACTGCACAAACCGAAGTAGTCAGGGTATTCGGCTATTCAGATTTTCGGCTCAACTTGAACGCAGAAAAATTTGGATAAAGAAGAGCTCAATGGCAGTCTACAGAATCTGCTCGTCT gTTCATTTTGAAGAGAACCAATTCGAAAGAAGAAGGATAGATGGCtggattaaattaaaatgggaCGCCATTCctacaatttttaatgttcCAAATCCACCAAAGAGTGTGATAGCAAAAAGAAAATCCAAATACAAG ATACCTGATGATACTACATTGAGTGTTGGAccaaatgaaattgaaaatacaactgataaaaatattcagtCATTGCAGTCT tcattacaaatggaaaatgaaatgtTGAGAAAGGAAAACGACCGTTTAAAAAGAGCAAATGAGCAGTTTCTTAAATATCTAGaacaaaaaaatgacaatttaaacaACAACTAG